The following proteins are co-located in the Kineosporia sp. NBRC 101731 genome:
- a CDS encoding DUF397 domain-containing protein: MREMKIDFFKASASADNNACVEMGLTTEGTVLLRDSKQHGQGPVLEFTPGEIAALIDGAKRGEFNKLLG; the protein is encoded by the coding sequence ATGCGCGAAATGAAGATCGACTTCTTCAAGGCGTCGGCCAGCGCCGACAACAACGCCTGCGTGGAGATGGGCCTGACCACGGAGGGCACCGTGCTGCTGCGTGACTCCAAGCAGCACGGCCAAGGCCCGGTCCTGGAGTTCACCCCCGGCGAGATCGCCGCCCTGATCGACGGCGCCAAGCGCGGCGAGTTCAACAAACTGCTCGGCTAA